GTTCGGCGTCGCCGATCACACCGCGCGGCTGCTGGCCGCCGCCCCCGTCCTGCGCCGGTCCTGGCTCGGCGCGGTCGTCGCCGTCCTCGCCATGACGGTCGCCGCGGCCAACGCGGCACGGGTCGGCGCCACTCCCACCCTCTTCCTCGCCCTCGCCCCCCTGCTCCCCCTCGCCGGGGTCGCCGTCTCCTACGGCCCGAAGCTCGACCCGGCGTACGAGATGGCGGTGGTCTCCCCGCTCCACGGCTTCCGCCTCCTGATGATCCGTACGGTCGCGGTGCTCACGGTCGGCCTCGGACTGAACGGCGTGGCGACCCTCGCCCTCCCGTCCTACGGCCTGCGGGCCCTGGCCTGGTTGCTGCCCGCCCTCGCCCTCACCGCGAGCGGCCTCGCTCTGGCCTCCCGGCTCGGCCCCGTCCTCGCGCCCTCCCTGGTCGCGGGCGGCTGGGCCACCGTGCTGGCCGTGGCCCAGGCGACCACGGCGTCGGGCACCACCCTCGCCCCGTTCACGGCGGCCGGACAGGGCGTCGCCGGAGCCGTCGCGGTCCTCGCCGCCGCACTCCTCTACCTCGCGCGGGACCGGTTCGACACCTCGCGCCTCCCGTTCACCGACCTCACCGACAGGAACGCCGCATGATCCCCACCGTCTCCGCCTCCGGCCTGAGCCTCCGCTTCGGAGGGACGCGCGCGCTCGACGACGTCTCGCTGCGCCTCGGCGACGGCGTCACCGGCCTCCTCGGGCCCAACGGCGCGGGCAAGACCACCCTGTTGAGGGTGCTCGCCACCGCCGTACCGCCAGACCGGGGCGCCTTCATGGTCCTCGGACACGACCCGGGCACCACCGCGGGACGTCTGGACGTCCGCCGGGCCCTGGGTTACCTCCCACAGACCCCCGGATTCCACCAGGACTTCTCCGCCTTCGAGTTCGTCGACTACGTGGCGATCCTCAAGGAGCTGACCGACCGCACCGCCCGGCACCGCGAGGTGCGGCGCGTGCTGGAGGCCGTCGACCTCTCCGACGTGCGCGGCAAGCGCATCAAGCGACTGTCCGGCGGGATGCGCCAGCGGGTCGCGCTGGCAGCCGCACTCGTCGGCGACCCCGGATTCCTCGTCCTCGACGAGCCGACCGTCGGGCTCGACCCCGAACAGCGGATGCGCTTCCGTGAGCTGATCGCCCAGGCGGGAGAAGGACGCACCGTCCTGCTCTCCACCCACCAGACCGAGGACGTCGCGATGCTCTGCCACCGCGTGATCGTCATGGCGGGCGGCCGCATCCGCTTCGAGGGCACCCCGGCCG
The window above is part of the Streptomyces sp. NBC_01428 genome. Proteins encoded here:
- a CDS encoding anti-sigma factor family protein translates to MSDDRRGSGDSDMKGDGGVADGSRTGRKESVTGGSAGRTAWHVPEEDLRAYVQGALEPPRLWSTDTHLAACDRCRAELAACSDPVALDAGWERLDAELDAPRPGPVEALLVRFGVADHTARLLAAAPVLRRSWLGAVVAVLAMTVAAANAARVGATPTLFLALAPLLPLAGVAVSYGPKLDPAYEMAVVSPLHGFRLLMIRTVAVLTVGLGLNGVATLALPSYGLRALAWLLPALALTASGLALASRLGPVLAPSLVAGGWATVLAVAQATTASGTTLAPFTAAGQGVAGAVAVLAAALLYLARDRFDTSRLPFTDLTDRNAA
- a CDS encoding ABC transporter ATP-binding protein, whose translation is MIPTVSASGLSLRFGGTRALDDVSLRLGDGVTGLLGPNGAGKTTLLRVLATAVPPDRGAFMVLGHDPGTTAGRLDVRRALGYLPQTPGFHQDFSAFEFVDYVAILKELTDRTARHREVRRVLEAVDLSDVRGKRIKRLSGGMRQRVALAAALVGDPGFLVLDEPTVGLDPEQRMRFRELIAQAGEGRTVLLSTHQTEDVAMLCHRVIVMAGGRIRFEGTPAELTDRAAGHVWSSTERDPAARAGWRTGTGTFRNVGDPPEGADLLEPTLEDGYLLTLDGERAEVAA